AGAAACTATCCAATAAAACGGACAGTCAGGCTTTTCGTATGAGAAAAAGTGTGGTACACTGGAGAAAAAAGGAGGGCGGGAGACATGGCCAAGAGCGGGAATCAGAAGGGGAAGCTCCTCTATCTGGCGGAGATCTTTCACCGGGAGACGGACGAGGCGCACGGACTGACACTGGCGGAGCTGACGGAGCGTCTGGCGGCTTACGGCGTGCAGGCGGAGCGCAAGACCCTGTACGCCGACATGGAGGAGCTGCGGCGCTGCGGACTGGACATCGACAGCTGGAAGGAGGGGCGGGAGTACCGCTACCGGCTGGCGTCACGGGAGTTTGAACTGCCGGAGCTGAAGCTGCTGGTGGATGCGGTGCAGGCCTCCCGGTTCATCACGGAGAGCAAATCCCGCAGTCTTATTAAAAAGCTGGAGTCGCTGGTCAGCGTCCGCGACGCCCGGCAGCTTCAGCGGCAGGTGCTCATCGCCGGGCGGGTCAAGACCATGAACGAGAGTATCTACTATAACATCGATAAGCTCCATACTGCCATCGGGGAGGGGAAGCAGATCCGCTTCCAGTACTTTCAGTGGACGGTGGAGAAGAAGGAAGCGCTGCGCCGGGACGGCGGGTGGTACTGCGTCAGCCCATGGCATCTGCGGTGGGACGACGAGAACTACTACCTCATTGCCTATGACGCCGAGGCGGACCGGGTGAAGCACTATCGGGTGGACAAGATGAAGCGCATCACCCTGTTGGAGGCGCCCCGGTTGGGGCAGGAGAAGATGGCCCGGTCCGACCTGGCCGTGTACACACAGCAACTGTTCGGAATGTACGGCGGTCAGCCGGTGCGGGTGACGCTGGAGGGGGAGAACGAGATGGTGGGCGTGCTCATCGACCGGTTCGGCAAGGAGGTGCCGGTGCTGCCGGTGGACGGGACGCACTTTCAGGCCTTCGTGGATGTGGCGGTGAGTCCCCAGTTCCTGGGCTGGGTGGCGGGCCTTGGCGGCGGCCTGCGGATCGTTTCACCGGAGCCGGTGGTGCAGAAGATGCAGGCGCTGGTGCAGCGTCTGGCGGAGCAGTACTGTGCGCCGGATGGGGACAAGACATCTGTATGACGGTTTTCTGACAAAAACAAGTGGAAATTCGCTAAAAAGCAGCTCTCGATGTATCGAAGGGCTGCTTTTATGCAGTATATACAGAAAAAAGCGGCGGCGTGCCAATTTGATTGACGGGAGTGACAGCGAAATACACAAAATATATTACGCAAAATGTACGTATAGCAATATTGACAATACGTTAAGAACTTGTTACACTCAAGCTAACGGACGGAAAGGTCCGCCGGCAGAGGGCGGACAGGCATCCTGACGGTGGCAGTTGGCGGAAGGAGGCGCACAAGCCCACTGACGAAGGGCCGGACCGTTTGAAAAGCGTAGGACACAAGCAGAGACTCAAGACCCGAAGTAACACAATATGAGAAGAATGAGGAGGCAACTATGCAACACAGAAGACCCCGCCTGATGGTGAAGATCCTCGCGTTTGTTCTGGCAGTTTCCCTCGTATTCCCTGTGTCTGCCTTCGCCAGCGTAGCTGATCTGGCGGATGACACCCGTGCTCCAGGCAAATCTCTGGCAAATACCTACCCCAACCTGCCGGTAGACTGGCAGGTATCTCTGGCTGAGGACACCAAGGACGTCACCGTAAAGGTTCCCGTATCCCTGACCGCTGACGAGCTGACCGCCGCCATCGAGGCACAGTCCATCAGCTTCTCTCTGGTACGTGACGGCGAGCGTCAGTACCTGAACCCCGAGAAGTTCCCCAACCCCTGGGAGGGCGGCACGCTGGATCAGTGGGTCACCCAGAACACCCAGAAGACCGTCCAGATGTTTGACATCAAGGAGATGGTCGTCGAGACCGACAACGACGGTAAGGTGTATCTGAAGGTCCTGATGGACATCAACTGCTACTTCTACAATGCCCGTGTCAATGACGGTGTCGGAGATGTGGACTACAGCGCTCCCCACAACAACGGCGGTGCGTATCTGGACGTC
The genomic region above belongs to Vescimonas coprocola and contains:
- a CDS encoding helix-turn-helix transcriptional regulator — protein: MAKSGNQKGKLLYLAEIFHRETDEAHGLTLAELTERLAAYGVQAERKTLYADMEELRRCGLDIDSWKEGREYRYRLASREFELPELKLLVDAVQASRFITESKSRSLIKKLESLVSVRDARQLQRQVLIAGRVKTMNESIYYNIDKLHTAIGEGKQIRFQYFQWTVEKKEALRRDGGWYCVSPWHLRWDDENYYLIAYDAEADRVKHYRVDKMKRITLLEAPRLGQEKMARSDLAVYTQQLFGMYGGQPVRVTLEGENEMVGVLIDRFGKEVPVLPVDGTHFQAFVDVAVSPQFLGWVAGLGGGLRIVSPEPVVQKMQALVQRLAEQYCAPDGDKTSV